The DNA sequence GGCGCCGAGCTCAAGACCCTTCACCCGATCGTCCACTCCACCGCGCGCGCTGAGGATCAGAACAGGCGGACTGACCTTCCGGTTACGCGCCTTCTCCAGGACGGCGAGGCCATCCATATCGGGCAGCATCAGGTCCAGAATAACGAGGTCGTAGTCGTGCGCGTGGATCAGCTCCAGGGCGCTCTCGCCGTTGTCGGCCAGATCGACAACGTACCCCGCGCTCTCCAAGCCACGATTCACAAAGTCCGCGATTCGCTTTTCGTCTTCGACCACCAGGATTCGCATGGTTCCTCTTGCAGAATTCATTCAGAGTAACACCGCTTTCCGGTCTTTACATGACCGGTCCGATTCTCCAGGGCACAAATTCCTTGTGGCCCAGGAGTTCGCTCTTGGTACGGACCCCCGAAGCAGCGGCCAAAAGCGCCTCCAGGATCTCACGGCCGACGCCTTGCACGCTCGCCTCGCCATCGGCAATGCGGCCGGCGTTGATGTCCATGTTGCCGGTCATCCGAGCGTAAGTGAGACTATTTGTGGCGATTTTCAGAACCGGAATGGTTGGAAATCCAATGGCGCTGCCCCGGCCGGTGGTGAACGCGATCAGGTTCACCCCTCCGGCGGCCAGGCCGGTGAGCGAAACAGGATCATAACCTGGAGTGTTCATGAAGGCAAATCCGGGGCCCACAATGCGCTCGGCGTAGTCTATCACTTCGTTCAACTGAGAGGTACCGCCCTTGGCCACGGCGCCCAGCGACTTCTCCAGGATGTTGGACAAGCCGCCTTCCTTGTTCCCAGGCGAGGGGTTGTCGTCGAAGCTCCCCTCGAACCGGGCCAGGTAGCTTTTGTACTTGGCGATCATGGAGAGGAGCTTCTCAGCCACTGCCCGGTTGCGCGCTCGTTTGACCAGCAGATGTTCGGCGCCGACGATCTCGGGTGTCTCGGCCAGGACGCTGGTAGCCCCCAGTTCCGCCAGAAGGTCGGAGCAGTAGCCCAGCGCCGGATTGGCAGTAATGCCGCTGAAGGAATCGGACCCGCCGCAGTTCAGCCCAAGGCAGATCTTCGAGGCCGGCAGTTCGACGCGCTGCTCGGCGGAGGCCCGCTCCATCATGCCGGCGATCGTCTTGCGGGCCTGCTCCACAGTAGCCCGCGTGCCGCCGCTCTCCTGGAGGGTCATGCCGACGATGCGCGAGGCGCGCGGCCCGTTGCTGGCGGCCACGCCCAGGTAGTGGTCGATCTGATTCACTTCGCAGCCCAGCCCCAGCACGATGGCCGACGACACGTTGGGATGGTCCAGCACGCCCCACAGCGTGCGCTGCAGTTGTTCCGTATCCGGCCCAATGGAGTGGCCGCAGCCTTCGCCGTGCGGGAAGGCCACGACTCCATCGACATTCGGCGGCAGGGTCTCGCCATCGAAGCTGCTGGCGATCCATTCGGCGGCATGGGCGGCGCAGTTGGAGGCCGCCACCACGGCGATGTAGTTGCGGGTTCCGGCCCGGCCGTCGTCGCGGAGATAACCCTGAAATGTGGGCGTCGAGGCCGGCGGCGATGCCAGCGGGCGCTCATCCCTGGGAAACTCATAGACTCGCGAACCTTCGTTGTAGCCCAGGTTGTGGTTGTGCACGTGGTAGCCCGGTTCGATATCCACTCGGGCCGGACCGATCACCTGGCCGTAGCGCAACACGTTCTCACCCGCGAGTATGTGACGCAACGAGAGCTTGTGGCCCACCGGAACCTGTTCGCGCAGCACGACCTGCACGCCGCCGGCGGAGACGGTTTGACCCTCGCCCAAGGTGACCCGGGCGATGGCCACGTTATCGGACGGGTGCAACTGAATGGCGGCGGTTTCCGCCGTCGGCGGTTGTTGAATCTCCACCAGGCTCATATGGCTCCTCTGACTGTGTCCCTCAATGAGCTTACCGGACCAGCGCTGTCTCCATGATGCGCTCTCCGGTGTGGACATGGTAACCGCCCTTGACCGGATGGATGAGCAGGCCTGTGTGCTCCGGGGCGGGGAAGTCCTCCGGGCGCCGCACCACGACGAACTTCGAGTTCTCGGCCGCGGTGATGAACCGGCCCACATGAACGTGCAGATGACATTGTGTGCGCACGTGCCAACTGTTGTAGGCGAGCCCCCAGCCATCGCCGATCTTCTCCTTGGCGGTGGCGATCGCGACTTTCCATAGCGCGTCGCGTTGGGCCTTGGGGAGTTCGTGCAGCGGATGCGGACCGTCGCCGTGTGCGCGCGGCAACACCAGCCAGCGGTTGGGCTTACGCGGATTTACATCCTTCAGGACGAAATATTTCACGCCGGGCGCCTGCTTCTCGGCCTCGGCGCACAAACTGCACTCCCGGGCCTTCATCGTTTCCGGATGCGTGGGATCGCACGCACAGGCGGAGACATCGGCGGCAGCGGGCAGGACCCACGCACAAACGAGGAGACCGAGGCAGAGTAGACGAAGCATTGGGGCCATTATACTGGTGACGTGCTGTTGGCTGGGCTCAGGCCCCGTACTATTGTCTTGCTCCTGCTGTTCTTTGCGGTCATCACCGCTTTCTACGGCGTCGCCCTCGGTCAGGTGGGCCTGCTCAGCGCTGACGAGCCGCGCTATGCCTCCATCGGGCGCGAGATGGCGCGGTCGGGCGATTGGATCACGCCCCGGTTGTGGGGCGATCCCTGGTTTGAGAAGCCGCCGCTGCTCTACTGGTTGGTGGCCGCGGGGCAACGCGCCGGGTTGGGCGACGATCTTTCACCGCGGTTGCCGGTGACCTTGCTGAGTCTGGCCTATCTGCTGCTGCAGTTCCTGGTCCTGCGACGCCTGGAAGGGGAGCGCATCGCCTGGATAGCCCTGCTGTTGCTGGCCACCACGGCCGGTTGGGCGGCCGAAAGCCAGATTGGCGTCACCGACCTGCCGCTGGCCGCGACCTTCAACGCCTCGCTGCTGCTGGGCCTACTCTGGCTCGAGACCGGATCGAAACGGGCCGCGCTGGCGGCCGGGGCGTGTTTCGGCCTCTCACTGCTGGCCAAAGGGCTGGTGGCGGGCGTCCTCATTCTGCCGTTCTTTGTCTTTGCCTGGAAGCGCTGGAAAGAGCTGCTGGCGCCGGCCGCCGCCGCGCTGCTGGTAGCAGCACCCTGGTATGGAGCTATGTTCGTCGTCCATGGCCGCCCATTCTGGGACGAGTTCTTCGTCAAGCACCACTTCTCGCGCTTTGCCGACGGGGCGCTGCTGCACACGCAGCCGTTCTGGTTTTACGTGCCGGTCCTGGTGGCCAGCCTGTTTCCCTGGCCCACGGTCCTGACGCTGATCGGGCCGGCCTGCTGGAGCGAACGCCGGCGGCGCCTGCTGGCCTCGGTCTTCTGTTTTGGGTTTGTTTTCTTTTCCGCTTCCGCGAACAAGCTACCCGGCTACATCCTGCCGCTGCTGCCTTCGCTCTGCATTGTGCTGGCAGCGGGCATCGAGACCGCGGGGCGCGCACTGCGGCAGTTGGCCCTGGCCGCGTTGCTGTTGGGTTTGTGCCCTATCATCGCGACCGTACTGCCCGATGCGTTGCTCCATGGCCTGCGCCGCGCCAACCTCGGCGAAGTCCACTGGGAGTATTTCGCGATGGCGTTGCCGTTCGTATTGGGGGTGTGGTGGTTTGAGCGGACCAATAACCGCGTGGCCGCCGTGGCCGTGGTGGCTCTGGGGTCCGCCGCTGGACTGCTTTTCGTGAAGCTGAGCGCCGCTCCGGTGCTGGATCACATTGTCTCGGCACGTGGATTGTGGCGGCGCGTCGAGCCGCGAGCCGATCAGACCTGCGTCGAGTCGCTGCACCGCAACTGGTTGTACGGGCTGAACTATTATTCGGTACAGCCGTTGCCTGGCTGCGCCGGGTCTTCGCGTGCAGTCTCCATTACTCAAAAACCCGGCGCCATGCCTTCGCTCTCCCCACGCAGTATGCCAATGACCAAGTAGCTGACCTCGGACGGTTGCACATCTCGGAGCTAAGCTCTCAGCGATCAACTCGCGCCGGCGGCCTTAGCCGCGGCGGCCCGAGCGGGCGGCTGGTACTTTTTGCGTCTCCGTGATGCCTGCGCCGGCCGCTTTCATCCACATCTTCACCGGTGGATCGACCAGATCCGCCATGGCTTGAATGGCCAGACCTTCCGCCTCACGGGCGAATGCCAGCTCACTGCTGTCCGTGTCGAAGTCGACCCGTAACAGATCTCCGCCGCGAATTTGTTCCGTTGCGATCAGGTTCGACAACGGCTGGACCAGAAGCCGTTCGATGGCGCGTTTCAGGTGGCGCGCGCCGTACTTGAAGTCGGTGCCCTCGGCCAGAAGATGATCCTTCGCCTCGGGGCTGACGTTGAAAACGAAGCTGCGGTCGGGCGCCGCGCAAAACACGCGCTGTTGCACCAGGCTGAGCTCGATGTCCAGAATGCGGCGCAGTTCATCCGAACCCAGGGGTTGGAAGACCACCACCTTGTCCAGGCGGTTCATGAACTCGGGCGTGAACTTGCGGCGTGCCGCTTCCAGACCGCTGCGCGCGATCTTTGTGGAGACGCCGGCTTCCATCGGTTGCTGGTCCTGGCTCGACTTGGCCAGGAAGCCCAGCTTGGGGCTCATAATGGAGCTCATCTCGGCCGCACCCAGATTCGACGTCATGAAGATCATCGTCCGGGAGAAGTCCACTTTCCGGTTGTCGCCCAGCGTCAACGTGGCTTTGTCCAGAATGCCCAGCAGCAGGTTCCAGAGCGCGTCCGAGGCTTTCTCAATCTCGTCGAAGAGGACGAAGCTGAGCTTTGTACGCTCATTGTGATACTGATTCAGAACTTCCTGGCTCAATAGCGGATGTGTTTCGCGGTGGCCCAGATAGCCGGGGGGCGAGCCGATCAGCTTCGCGATCTCGTGGCTGTGCTGAAACTCGGCGCAATCGATCTTGATCACCGAGCGTGGCGTGCCGACCAGCGCTTCCGCCGTCGCCTCGACGATACGCGTCTTGCCGGAACCAGTGGGTCCCAGGAACAGGAAGTTGCCCACGGGCCGCTGCGGCGCATTG is a window from the uncultured Paludibaculum sp. genome containing:
- a CDS encoding altronate dehydratase family protein encodes the protein MSLVEIQQPPTAETAAIQLHPSDNVAIARVTLGEGQTVSAGGVQVVLREQVPVGHKLSLRHILAGENVLRYGQVIGPARVDIEPGYHVHNHNLGYNEGSRVYEFPRDERPLASPPASTPTFQGYLRDDGRAGTRNYIAVVAASNCAAHAAEWIASSFDGETLPPNVDGVVAFPHGEGCGHSIGPDTEQLQRTLWGVLDHPNVSSAIVLGLGCEVNQIDHYLGVAASNGPRASRIVGMTLQESGGTRATVEQARKTIAGMMERASAEQRVELPASKICLGLNCGGSDSFSGITANPALGYCSDLLAELGATSVLAETPEIVGAEHLLVKRARNRAVAEKLLSMIAKYKSYLARFEGSFDDNPSPGNKEGGLSNILEKSLGAVAKGGTSQLNEVIDYAERIVGPGFAFMNTPGYDPVSLTGLAAGGVNLIAFTTGRGSAIGFPTIPVLKIATNSLTYARMTGNMDINAGRIADGEASVQGVGREILEALLAAASGVRTKSELLGHKEFVPWRIGPVM
- a CDS encoding glycosyltransferase family 39 protein, with translation MLLLFFAVITAFYGVALGQVGLLSADEPRYASIGREMARSGDWITPRLWGDPWFEKPPLLYWLVAAGQRAGLGDDLSPRLPVTLLSLAYLLLQFLVLRRLEGERIAWIALLLLATTAGWAAESQIGVTDLPLAATFNASLLLGLLWLETGSKRAALAAGACFGLSLLAKGLVAGVLILPFFVFAWKRWKELLAPAAAALLVAAPWYGAMFVVHGRPFWDEFFVKHHFSRFADGALLHTQPFWFYVPVLVASLFPWPTVLTLIGPACWSERRRRLLASVFCFGFVFFSASANKLPGYILPLLPSLCIVLAAGIETAGRALRQLALAALLLGLCPIIATVLPDALLHGLRRANLGEVHWEYFAMALPFVLGVWWFERTNNRVAAVAVVALGSAAGLLFVKLSAAPVLDHIVSARGLWRRVEPRADQTCVESLHRNWLYGLNYYSVQPLPGCAGSSRAVSITQKPGAMPSLSPRSMPMTK
- a CDS encoding AAA family ATPase; its protein translation is MGDAFQMEMPAEYIPPTAKDNRRFAFAKRLGNSTSRAGVTAKAAPGARLLDPNRTGREAAALESNLKQYIVGQDEAIEQIVNIYQMHLTGLNAPQRPVGNFLFLGPTGSGKTRIVEATAEALVGTPRSVIKIDCAEFQHSHEIAKLIGSPPGYLGHRETHPLLSQEVLNQYHNERTKLSFVLFDEIEKASDALWNLLLGILDKATLTLGDNRKVDFSRTMIFMTSNLGAAEMSSIMSPKLGFLAKSSQDQQPMEAGVSTKIARSGLEAARRKFTPEFMNRLDKVVVFQPLGSDELRRILDIELSLVQQRVFCAAPDRSFVFNVSPEAKDHLLAEGTDFKYGARHLKRAIERLLVQPLSNLIATEQIRGGDLLRVDFDTDSSELAFAREAEGLAIQAMADLVDPPVKMWMKAAGAGITETQKVPAARSGRRG